In the genome of Treponema pedis, one region contains:
- a CDS encoding tetratricopeptide repeat protein, which produces MKRFICYFVLLFLVLPQPNIFPEGIKENLYGEYFSIAEGYTELKKYDKAIDYYKKAEKSKQYRNAVKYNLAQIYALQKDWENCLKYLEPMYNQVPDNIKISTAYAYALASAGKETKAIEIYKKIISKENETPEYFFNYVRILVTAKKYEESLKLLEESKEKFTQEEDKKTIAELEEKIKNILNPPKKTKDTSKEKSGKKQSEKESPQPETPPSKP; this is translated from the coding sequence ATGAAAAGATTTATTTGTTATTTTGTTTTATTGTTTCTTGTTTTACCTCAGCCTAATATTTTTCCGGAAGGAATTAAAGAAAATTTATACGGAGAGTATTTTTCCATTGCAGAAGGATACACCGAACTGAAAAAATACGATAAGGCAATAGATTATTATAAAAAAGCCGAAAAATCAAAACAATACCGAAATGCGGTAAAATATAATTTAGCGCAAATTTACGCTCTTCAAAAAGATTGGGAAAATTGCTTAAAATATCTTGAGCCTATGTATAATCAAGTCCCCGATAATATAAAAATAAGTACGGCTTACGCTTACGCCCTTGCCTCGGCGGGTAAAGAAACAAAGGCCATAGAAATTTATAAAAAGATAATATCGAAAGAAAATGAAACGCCTGAATATTTTTTTAATTATGTAAGAATCTTGGTTACGGCAAAAAAATACGAAGAATCTTTAAAGCTTTTAGAAGAATCAAAAGAGAAATTTACACAGGAAGAAGATAAAAAAACTATTGCGGAACTGGAAGAAAAAATAAAAAATATTTTAAATCCTCCTAAAAAAACTAAAGATACCTCTAAGGAAAAAAGCGGAAAAAAACAATCCGAAAAAGAAAGCCCTCAACCTGAAACACCGCCCTCTAAGCCGTAG
- a CDS encoding glycine C-acetyltransferase gives MSNIHDMEFLQKKVQELKEQGLYKELVTLEGPNDAECIINGKKVINLSSNNYLGFANHPRLKKAAIAAIEKYGAGAGAVRPIIGNMKIHDDLEKLLAEFKREEAVLAFQSGFNCNAGVIQAVTDKGDLIISDQLNHASIIDGTRLSKADKAVFQHSDMADLEKVLKEKRNGYNNVLIITDGVFSMDGDIANLPGIVELAEKYNCLTYVDDAHSSGVLGESGRGSVDHFHLHGRVDFAMGTLSKAIGVVGGYVAGKKVTIDWLKNRGRPFLFSTGLPPAAVGAAIEAVKMLMESTEYTDKLWANAKHFKEGLGKLGFNTGNSETPITPIIVGDEAKTLEFSKKLFENGLFSGPIVFPTVPKGTGRLRCMVTAGHSVEQLDRAVKICEKVGKDMGII, from the coding sequence ATGTCTAATATTCATGATATGGAATTTTTACAAAAAAAGGTTCAAGAATTAAAAGAACAGGGTTTATATAAGGAACTTGTAACTCTTGAAGGACCTAACGATGCCGAATGTATAATTAACGGAAAAAAGGTTATAAACCTTTCTTCAAATAATTATCTCGGTTTTGCAAATCACCCGCGGTTAAAAAAAGCGGCTATTGCCGCAATTGAAAAATACGGAGCGGGGGCAGGTGCCGTACGCCCGATTATCGGTAATATGAAAATACACGATGATTTGGAAAAGCTTTTAGCCGAATTTAAACGGGAAGAAGCGGTTTTAGCTTTTCAATCCGGGTTTAACTGCAATGCCGGTGTTATTCAAGCCGTTACCGATAAAGGAGACTTGATTATTTCCGACCAATTAAATCACGCTTCAATTATAGACGGTACACGCCTTTCAAAAGCGGATAAGGCGGTTTTTCAGCATTCCGATATGGCGGACTTGGAAAAAGTTTTAAAAGAAAAAAGAAACGGTTATAATAATGTATTGATTATTACGGACGGGGTTTTTTCTATGGACGGAGATATTGCAAACCTTCCGGGCATTGTAGAACTTGCGGAAAAATATAATTGTTTAACTTATGTAGATGATGCCCATTCAAGCGGAGTTTTAGGTGAAAGCGGCCGAGGTTCTGTAGACCATTTTCATTTGCACGGCAGGGTAGATTTTGCAATGGGAACGCTTTCAAAAGCGATAGGCGTTGTCGGCGGATATGTTGCAGGGAAAAAAGTTACAATAGATTGGCTTAAAAATAGGGGCCGTCCGTTTTTATTCTCTACAGGACTTCCTCCGGCGGCGGTAGGAGCCGCAATCGAAGCCGTTAAAATGCTTATGGAATCTACGGAGTATACGGATAAACTTTGGGCAAATGCAAAGCATTTTAAGGAAGGCTTAGGAAAGCTGGGCTTTAATACCGGAAACAGCGAAACGCCGATTACACCCATTATAGTAGGCGATGAAGCTAAAACCTTGGAATTTTCTAAAAAACTTTTTGAAAACGGTCTTTTTTCAGGGCCTATTGTATTCCCGACAGTGCCTAAGGGAACCGGACGATTAAGATGTATGGTTACCGCAGGCCATTCCGTAGAACAGCTTGACAGAGCGGTTAAGATTTGCGAAAAAGTCGGAAAAGATATGGGAATTATTTAA
- a CDS encoding M42 family metallopeptidase: protein MEKNKIAELKTLVENDSDKVMNEIITICNIPSPTGYTCEAANYVIRRLKDLGFKPWLTNKGAVICELNKNAEPYSGKKGDNAILLSAHIDTLGLFVRHIKSSGRLRTSLCGGYPYNYVEQSNVTVITRSGKKYEGTIRLTEPAVHASREINESKRDDSTMELVLDEIVKSREDVEKLGIMAGDIVSIESLARKSGDGFLKSRHLDDKASCAMLIYLAEEAAAGRLKLKRKTYIMFTNYEEIGHGASAGHPEGITDMLAVDMGVVGSDLDTDEYTVSICAKDSSGPYNYEFTTELINVAKEMDLNFAVDIYPFYGSDASAALHAGYDYRHALIGTGVAASHGYERIHKKGLENTILLLMGYISQF, encoded by the coding sequence ATGGAAAAAAATAAAATTGCGGAACTTAAAACCTTAGTTGAAAATGATTCCGATAAGGTAATGAATGAAATTATTACTATATGCAATATTCCAAGCCCTACAGGTTATACTTGCGAGGCCGCAAATTATGTGATACGGCGTTTAAAAGATTTAGGCTTTAAGCCATGGCTCACAAACAAGGGTGCCGTTATTTGTGAGCTTAATAAAAATGCCGAACCGTACAGCGGGAAAAAAGGAGATAATGCAATACTTCTTTCCGCTCATATAGATACGTTAGGTCTTTTTGTTCGTCATATTAAATCGTCAGGACGCTTACGTACTTCGCTTTGCGGAGGGTATCCGTATAATTATGTGGAGCAATCAAACGTAACCGTTATTACGCGCAGCGGAAAAAAATATGAAGGAACTATTAGGCTTACCGAACCTGCCGTTCACGCTTCCAGGGAAATAAACGAAAGTAAGCGAGATGATTCCACTATGGAATTGGTTCTTGATGAGATTGTAAAATCACGTGAAGATGTGGAAAAATTAGGTATTATGGCCGGCGATATCGTTTCAATAGAATCCCTTGCCCGTAAATCAGGAGACGGTTTTTTAAAAAGCCGGCATTTGGATGATAAGGCAAGCTGCGCTATGCTTATTTACCTTGCTGAAGAAGCGGCGGCGGGCCGTTTAAAACTGAAACGTAAAACTTATATTATGTTCACTAATTATGAAGAAATAGGACACGGTGCTTCTGCAGGACATCCGGAAGGTATAACCGATATGCTTGCCGTAGATATGGGTGTTGTAGGAAGCGACCTTGATACCGATGAATATACGGTTTCAATTTGCGCAAAAGATTCTTCAGGGCCTTATAATTACGAATTTACGACAGAACTGATAAACGTTGCAAAAGAAATGGATTTAAATTTTGCAGTGGATATTTATCCTTTTTACGGCTCCGATGCTTCCGCAGCTCTGCACGCAGGTTACGATTATCGCCATGCTCTTATAGGCACGGGAGTTGCGGCCTCGCACGGATATGAGCGCATTCATAAAAAAGGACTTGAAAATACAATTTTACTTTTGATGGGATATATTTCGCAGTTTTAA
- a CDS encoding NAD(P)-dependent malic enzyme: MKSINKELNSITELFPSDFTDDEKALAKTHFLKKLSVLTHSFYGGKLQTVPKCGLYGFNWFNVWYTPGVSAVSTSIRDDNEVSFALSNKGNLVAVVSDSTRVLGDGDCTPPGGLGVMEGKCMLMKYLGGVDAYPLCIDSIARVDEENRRSVKAGKHDPDKIIDFVRMLEPSVGAVNLEDIQQPDCFKVLDTLREVCDIPVWHDDAQGTACITLAGLLNALKLAKKNISDCKIVLLGAGASNTTIARLILADGGKPENMIICDSAGALHSDRKDIEADTRYYRKWELCMQTNPQKIKTFEEAMKGADVLIALSKPGPNTVTKEQVASMNKNAIVFTCTCANPIPEIWPHEAKAAGAFIVGTGRGDFPNQINNSVCFPGILKGALLVRAKKISDGMAIRCSHSIADYSEKKGITPDNIVVTMEDEDVFAVEAADVAMQAIEEGLARVTMTWEEAYEAAKKDIKASREIAKLLMDKDYIKEPPQELYQKALEYAIEQIQKNRK, from the coding sequence ATGAAGTCCATAAATAAGGAGTTGAACTCCATCACAGAATTATTCCCGTCCGATTTTACGGATGATGAAAAGGCTCTCGCGAAAACGCATTTTTTAAAAAAACTGTCGGTTCTTACACACAGTTTTTACGGCGGAAAATTACAAACCGTTCCGAAATGCGGTTTATACGGATTTAACTGGTTTAACGTTTGGTATACACCCGGCGTTTCGGCAGTTTCCACTTCAATTCGCGATGATAATGAGGTTTCATTTGCTCTTTCCAACAAAGGCAACTTGGTAGCGGTTGTAAGCGATTCTACACGGGTTTTGGGAGACGGCGACTGCACTCCGCCCGGCGGCTTAGGTGTTATGGAAGGAAAGTGTATGCTTATGAAGTATTTAGGCGGTGTTGACGCATACCCTCTTTGTATTGATTCCATTGCGCGTGTGGATGAAGAAAACCGCCGAAGTGTAAAAGCCGGAAAACATGACCCCGACAAAATAATTGATTTTGTCAGAATGCTTGAGCCTTCCGTAGGAGCGGTAAATCTTGAGGATATACAGCAGCCGGATTGCTTTAAGGTATTGGATACCTTGCGCGAGGTTTGCGATATCCCTGTATGGCATGACGATGCTCAAGGAACTGCCTGTATAACACTTGCAGGTCTTTTAAATGCTTTAAAACTCGCAAAGAAAAATATTTCGGACTGCAAAATAGTTCTTTTGGGAGCCGGCGCTTCCAATACAACTATCGCGCGCCTTATTTTGGCTGACGGAGGAAAGCCTGAAAATATGATAATTTGCGATTCCGCAGGAGCCTTACATTCCGACAGAAAGGATATTGAAGCCGATACCCGCTATTATCGAAAGTGGGAACTTTGTATGCAGACAAATCCTCAAAAAATAAAAACTTTTGAAGAGGCTATGAAGGGTGCGGATGTTTTAATTGCTCTTTCAAAACCCGGTCCCAATACGGTAACAAAAGAACAAGTAGCTTCTATGAATAAAAATGCGATTGTGTTTACCTGTACCTGTGCAAATCCCATTCCTGAAATCTGGCCGCATGAAGCAAAGGCCGCCGGTGCTTTTATAGTAGGTACCGGACGAGGCGACTTTCCGAACCAAATTAACAACTCGGTTTGCTTCCCCGGAATCTTAAAAGGCGCTTTATTGGTTAGAGCTAAAAAGATTTCCGACGGAATGGCAATACGCTGTTCGCACTCAATTGCAGATTATTCCGAGAAAAAAGGAATTACACCCGATAATATTGTAGTTACAATGGAAGATGAAGATGTATTTGCCGTAGAAGCTGCCGATGTTGCAATGCAGGCAATTGAAGAAGGTTTAGCCCGTGTGACAATGACTTGGGAAGAAGCTTACGAAGCCGCAAAAAAAGATATAAAGGCAAGCCGTGAAATTGCAAAACTTTTAATGGATAAAGATTATATCAAAGAACCTCCCCAAGAACTTTATCAAAAAGCATTGGAATACGCAATCGAACAAATTCAAAAAAACAGAAAGTAA
- a CDS encoding zinc metallopeptidase, translating to MFDYYYIVLVVPTLLLSLYAQFKVKSTFAKYSQIQTQRRITGKEAAKLLMRTNGISDVGIQQVAGSLSDHYDPAGKMLRLSEPVYDKTSIAAVGVAAHETGHAIQDKEKYGPLVLRSTLVPVANIGSTAGPYLALAGIIFSINLLLNLGIILFAVAVLFYFVTLPVEIDASRRALKVLESNAVLSQDELRGAKKVLTAAALTYIASALTAMANLIRLILIARDRR from the coding sequence ATGTTTGATTATTATTACATTGTACTGGTTGTGCCTACCCTGCTTTTATCTCTTTATGCACAATTTAAGGTTAAAAGCACATTTGCAAAATACTCGCAAATACAAACTCAGCGCAGGATAACCGGAAAAGAAGCTGCAAAGCTTTTAATGCGTACAAACGGAATTTCAGATGTAGGGATTCAGCAGGTTGCAGGCTCTTTAAGCGACCATTATGACCCGGCAGGTAAAATGTTGAGACTTTCGGAGCCCGTATATGATAAAACTTCAATTGCGGCCGTAGGTGTTGCCGCACATGAAACCGGGCATGCCATTCAAGATAAGGAAAAATACGGACCCCTTGTTTTAAGAAGCACTCTCGTTCCGGTTGCAAATATAGGCTCTACAGCAGGGCCTTATCTTGCTCTTGCAGGAATAATTTTCAGTATAAATCTTCTTTTAAATTTGGGAATTATTTTATTTGCGGTTGCGGTTTTATTTTATTTTGTAACCCTTCCTGTAGAAATAGACGCTTCAAGAAGAGCTTTAAAAGTATTGGAAAGCAATGCCGTACTTTCACAAGATGAATTGCGAGGAGCTAAAAAAGTTTTAACGGCAGCCGCCTTAACTTACATAGCCTCGGCTTTAACCGCAATGGCAAACCTTATCCGTTTAATTTTAATTGCCAGAGATAGAAGATAA
- a CDS encoding SAM-dependent methyltransferase has product MKKEKLAGAEGFEIYYAKIFGSRWNNLKTSLLEETKQVAYTENLIRPYFLDYASVQAAKAVPELTEGSCLDMCAAPGGKTLVLLSRIKENTQITANEISADRRNRLIKVLDEHLCEENRLRINITGYDACKMPKYKQNIYDRILLDAPCSSERHVLKNEKYLKQWSEARIKNLAQRQWALLSAAFLLLKTEGFLVYSTCALSDLENDSVVKKLILKYKDKVLIHNSEKSFEPPPFAEKTEHGYMFLPDTAEGAGPIYFSVIQKKE; this is encoded by the coding sequence ATGAAAAAAGAAAAATTAGCGGGAGCGGAAGGTTTTGAAATTTATTATGCAAAGATTTTCGGCTCCAGATGGAATAATTTAAAAACCTCTCTTTTAGAGGAAACAAAACAAGTTGCATATACCGAAAACCTTATCCGTCCTTATTTTTTGGATTATGCAAGTGTTCAAGCCGCAAAAGCCGTGCCGGAATTAACCGAAGGGAGTTGTTTGGATATGTGTGCGGCACCCGGCGGAAAAACCTTAGTACTTTTAAGCAGAATAAAAGAAAACACACAAATTACCGCAAACGAAATTTCTGCAGATAGAAGAAACCGTCTTATAAAAGTTTTAGATGAACATTTATGCGAAGAGAACAGGTTAAGAATAAATATAACAGGTTACGACGCATGTAAAATGCCTAAATATAAACAAAATATCTATGACAGAATTTTACTTGATGCTCCATGTTCTTCGGAAAGACATGTTCTTAAAAATGAAAAATACTTAAAACAATGGAGCGAGGCCAGAATAAAAAATCTTGCACAAAGACAATGGGCTCTCTTATCGGCAGCGTTTTTACTTTTAAAAACGGAAGGTTTTTTAGTTTATTCCACATGCGCATTATCGGATTTGGAAAATGACTCGGTTGTAAAAAAACTGATTTTAAAATACAAAGATAAGGTTTTGATACACAACTCGGAAAAAAGTTTTGAGCCGCCGCCCTTTGCGGAAAAAACGGAACACGGGTACATGTTTTTACCGGATACCGCAGAGGGGGCAGGCCCTATTTATTTTTCGGTTATTCAAAAAAAAGAATAG
- a CDS encoding RluA family pseudouridine synthase, with the protein MKKNKERVLFEDEYLAIAAKNIGEDSQIFFKEIFKEKKYSQAVNRLDKPVSGLVIIAFSENIHTKINKLFQNKKVEKEYWAICKKNEAYGLNIKQFTEDYLSFNHKIQKGFCGKTGNSKKASLYWEVTGMGENYNFLRVNPVTGRTHQIRIQLSNLGMPIKGDIKYGFNRTEKSGGIRLHAYSLKFIHPITNRKLEYSALPPFRDKLWEACIDACIKKEEF; encoded by the coding sequence ATGAAAAAAAATAAAGAGCGGGTTTTGTTTGAAGATGAATATCTTGCCATTGCCGCAAAAAATATAGGTGAAGATTCTCAAATATTTTTTAAAGAAATCTTTAAAGAAAAAAAATATTCTCAAGCGGTAAACCGTTTGGATAAACCCGTAAGCGGCTTAGTAATAATTGCTTTTTCCGAAAATATTCATACGAAAATAAATAAGCTCTTTCAAAATAAAAAAGTGGAAAAAGAATATTGGGCAATTTGTAAAAAAAATGAAGCATACGGATTAAACATAAAACAATTTACGGAAGATTATTTATCGTTTAATCATAAAATTCAAAAAGGATTTTGCGGAAAAACCGGAAATTCAAAAAAAGCTTCTCTTTATTGGGAAGTTACAGGTATGGGTGAAAATTATAATTTTTTACGCGTGAATCCTGTAACGGGAAGAACTCACCAAATTAGAATTCAGCTTAGTAATTTGGGAATGCCGATTAAAGGAGATATAAAATACGGATTTAACCGTACTGAAAAATCGGGAGGAATAAGACTTCATGCTTATTCCCTTAAATTTATTCATCCTATTACAAACCGAAAACTTGAATATTCCGCACTTCCTCCTTTCCGCGATAAATTATGGGAAGCCTGCATTGACGCTTGCATAAAAAAAGAAGAGTTTTAA
- a CDS encoding class I SAM-dependent methyltransferase codes for MGKDEYQAELFKNRIKKRFKHLSKWAKREGVFAYRLYDKDIPEVPVALDIYFSEAKESGSYTQIFLVLFLYKRPYEKLQETEEQWLSLIANAASKELSVPVENIFIKLRQKQSGNAQYEKLKSNNGKIIVREGECLFYVNLEDYLDTGLFLDHRPARLKIFKEAENKTVLNLFSYTGSFSVHALAGGARAVYSVDLSNTYSVWAKENFILNNLYNREKCKIIKSDVIKFLKDSAEKKLKWDLIICDPPTFSNSKSAAEFDVNKDWLNLCLLCLSVLETDGTLYFSSNSLKLKFNFKELNEAYKIKFNSKTDLKIKDLTEQSIPEDFRNKKIHKLWSIMP; via the coding sequence ATGGGAAAAGATGAGTATCAGGCGGAACTCTTTAAAAATCGTATAAAAAAACGGTTTAAACATTTATCCAAATGGGCAAAGAGAGAAGGTGTCTTTGCATATAGGCTGTACGACAAAGATATTCCCGAAGTGCCTGTTGCTTTGGATATTTATTTTTCCGAAGCAAAAGAAAGCGGTTCTTATACTCAAATTTTTCTTGTTTTATTTCTTTATAAGCGTCCGTATGAAAAACTTCAAGAAACGGAAGAACAATGGCTTTCACTTATTGCAAACGCCGCCTCGAAAGAGCTTTCGGTTCCTGTTGAAAATATATTTATAAAATTAAGGCAAAAACAGTCGGGAAACGCCCAATACGAAAAACTTAAATCGAATAACGGAAAAATAATAGTAAGGGAAGGGGAGTGTCTTTTTTACGTTAACCTTGAAGATTATTTGGATACGGGGCTTTTTTTAGACCATCGACCTGCACGCTTAAAAATTTTTAAAGAAGCCGAAAATAAAACCGTTTTAAATCTTTTTTCTTACACGGGCAGTTTTTCCGTTCATGCCCTTGCAGGAGGAGCAAGGGCTGTGTATTCCGTAGATTTATCCAACACATATTCCGTTTGGGCAAAAGAAAATTTTATTTTAAATAATCTTTACAACCGTGAAAAATGCAAAATAATTAAAAGCGATGTAATTAAATTTTTAAAAGATTCGGCGGAAAAAAAACTGAAATGGGACTTAATTATATGCGACCCTCCGACATTTTCAAATTCGAAAAGTGCCGCCGAATTCGATGTAAATAAGGATTGGCTTAATTTATGCCTTTTATGTCTTTCCGTTTTGGAAACCGACGGTACACTGTACTTTTCATCAAATTCGTTAAAACTGAAATTTAATTTTAAAGAACTTAATGAGGCTTACAAAATAAAATTTAATTCTAAGACCGATTTAAAAATAAAAGATTTAACCGAACAATCAATACCTGAAGATTTCCGTAATAAAAAAATACATAAGCTTTGGAGCATTATGCCTTAA
- a CDS encoding redox-sensing transcriptional repressor Rex: MAKQKILAAPSIRRLPSYLHLIKDAKERGLDYISGTVIAEELQLEPIQVRKDLTITGIVGVPKRGYPVDPLITAIEEFLGWNRENTAFLIGVGNLGTALSGYQGFREHGLNICAAFDSDKKKIGKAFHGVPVFNLSQLSEKMTEYKPVIAILTVPSEYAQEAADKLVEAGIKAVWNFTNVKINVPDDVLVQKEDLSSGYAMLGVMINKRQNSLK, translated from the coding sequence ATGGCGAAGCAAAAAATATTGGCGGCTCCTTCAATACGAAGGCTGCCTTCTTATCTTCATCTTATAAAAGATGCGAAAGAGCGTGGACTTGATTATATTTCAGGAACTGTTATCGCTGAAGAGCTTCAGCTTGAACCTATTCAGGTAAGGAAAGATTTAACCATTACCGGTATAGTAGGTGTGCCCAAACGAGGCTATCCCGTTGACCCTCTTATTACCGCCATAGAAGAATTTTTAGGCTGGAATAGGGAAAATACCGCTTTTCTTATAGGGGTAGGAAATTTGGGAACGGCTCTTTCAGGTTATCAGGGATTTAGGGAGCACGGTTTAAATATTTGTGCCGCCTTTGATTCCGATAAGAAAAAGATAGGTAAGGCTTTTCATGGAGTACCTGTTTTTAATCTTTCTCAGCTTTCCGAAAAGATGACCGAATATAAGCCGGTTATTGCAATTTTGACCGTCCCTTCGGAATATGCGCAGGAAGCCGCCGATAAGCTCGTTGAGGCGGGAATAAAAGCCGTTTGGAATTTTACCAATGTAAAAATTAATGTTCCCGATGATGTGCTTGTTCAAAAAGAAGATTTAAGCTCCGGTTATGCTATGCTGGGCGTTATGATAAATAAAAGACAAAATTCTTTAAAATAA
- a CDS encoding acetate/propionate family kinase: MKILVINCGSSSLKYQLIDMTNEDVLVKGLVERIGIEGSRIKHEKKGMDAVLIEEKMEDHKRAIQLVLEALIDKNHGAVNSMSEISAVGHRVVHGGEEFNKSALLNDKVMAGIKECIDLAPLHNPANIMGIEACKALMPDTPMAAVFDTAFHQTMPAENYIYALPYEYYEKYKIRRYGFHGTSHRFVSAKAAEMLNKNEEGFKVITCHLGNGSSLAAVKGGKCVDTSMGLTPLEGLVMGTRSGDLDPAILPFIMNKEKLSADEMSNILNKKSGVFGISGVSSDFRDIEKAASEGNKRASLALDVFCTRVRKYIASYAAQLGGVDAVVFTAGIGENSIELREKICSGLEFLGVEIDSDKNKVRGKAAEVNKPSSKVKVLVIPTNEELMIAKDTMSLLK; the protein is encoded by the coding sequence ATGAAAATATTGGTTATAAACTGCGGAAGTTCTTCATTAAAATATCAGTTAATCGATATGACAAATGAAGATGTATTGGTTAAAGGTCTTGTAGAACGGATAGGGATTGAAGGCTCTAGAATTAAACATGAAAAAAAAGGAATGGACGCCGTACTTATTGAAGAAAAAATGGAAGACCATAAAAGAGCAATTCAGCTGGTACTTGAAGCCCTTATAGATAAAAATCACGGTGCGGTAAACTCTATGAGCGAAATCTCCGCCGTAGGACACCGCGTAGTTCACGGAGGTGAAGAATTCAATAAATCCGCACTTTTAAACGACAAGGTTATGGCCGGAATTAAAGAGTGTATCGACCTTGCTCCCCTCCATAATCCTGCCAATATTATGGGAATAGAAGCCTGCAAAGCTCTTATGCCCGACACCCCTATGGCAGCCGTTTTTGATACCGCCTTTCACCAAACAATGCCTGCAGAAAATTACATATATGCCCTGCCCTATGAATATTATGAAAAATATAAAATTCGACGATACGGTTTTCACGGAACATCGCACCGCTTTGTTTCCGCAAAGGCCGCAGAAATGTTGAATAAAAATGAAGAAGGTTTTAAGGTAATTACATGCCACTTAGGCAACGGGTCGAGTTTGGCCGCCGTAAAAGGCGGAAAATGTGTTGATACATCTATGGGATTAACCCCGCTTGAAGGTCTTGTAATGGGAACCCGTTCAGGCGATTTAGACCCTGCAATTCTTCCGTTTATAATGAATAAAGAAAAGCTTTCCGCAGATGAAATGAGTAATATTTTAAACAAAAAATCCGGCGTATTCGGAATTTCCGGTGTAAGCAGCGATTTTAGGGATATAGAAAAAGCCGCTTCCGAAGGAAATAAAAGAGCATCTTTAGCCTTGGACGTTTTTTGTACAAGGGTACGTAAATACATCGCTTCTTATGCAGCTCAATTGGGCGGAGTCGATGCCGTAGTATTTACTGCCGGCATAGGAGAAAATTCGATAGAGCTTCGCGAAAAAATTTGCTCAGGCTTGGAATTCTTAGGTGTAGAAATAGACTCGGATAAAAACAAAGTTCGAGGAAAGGCGGCGGAAGTAAATAAACCGTCTTCCAAGGTAAAGGTTTTGGTTATTCCTACAAATGAAGAGTTGATGATTGCAAAAGATACAATGAGTTTGCTTAAATAA
- a CDS encoding tetratricopeptide repeat protein: MSEIKITDEDLKMFPDGDFEAVYQSGYPPDSGTENDAEDPIQVEISELSKQAYSLLKANNISEAINVFNKIIELDPENNYALVGLGDAERKSNNFNKAIDFYKKCLEYHPTNNYALFGLADCYKSTNQFSKAISIWEEYIKFDDKNITVLTRVADVYRKNKNFERAETLYNKVLETAPKNAYALIGMGHLHYDFKKYREALSYWERVLETSGELVDIRILTSIGNCYRKMKLFERGVYYFERALELDPKNFYGLFGLADCYRGLNKQNKSIIYWQKILEMDPNNKVILTRIGDAYRNMGDFETAKSCYQKALDIDFDSYAMLGLAILCKLQKKYDEAITTLSNLKDAKDLSSRVYLEIAQCYIEKNDKQKAVEALKEFQKAGVKNQTINDLLLELTKE, encoded by the coding sequence ATGTCAGAGATAAAAATAACGGACGAAGATTTAAAAATGTTCCCCGACGGAGATTTTGAGGCTGTTTACCAAAGCGGATATCCTCCGGATAGCGGTACTGAAAATGATGCTGAAGATCCGATTCAAGTGGAAATATCCGAATTGTCCAAACAGGCTTATTCTCTTTTAAAGGCAAATAATATTTCCGAGGCAATTAACGTATTTAATAAAATCATAGAGCTTGACCCCGAAAATAATTATGCTCTTGTGGGATTAGGCGATGCGGAGCGCAAAAGTAATAATTTCAATAAAGCTATAGATTTTTATAAAAAATGCCTTGAATACCATCCTACAAACAATTACGCCTTATTCGGACTTGCGGATTGTTACAAATCGACAAATCAATTTTCAAAAGCCATATCCATTTGGGAAGAATATATAAAATTCGATGATAAGAATATTACTGTTCTTACCCGTGTTGCGGACGTTTACAGAAAGAACAAAAATTTTGAAAGAGCCGAAACGCTTTACAATAAGGTTTTAGAAACGGCTCCGAAAAATGCCTATGCTTTAATCGGAATGGGGCATTTGCATTACGACTTTAAAAAATATCGTGAAGCCCTATCTTATTGGGAAAGGGTTTTGGAAACAAGCGGCGAATTGGTAGATATAAGAATTTTAACATCTATAGGTAACTGCTATCGAAAGATGAAGCTTTTTGAAAGGGGTGTTTACTACTTTGAAAGAGCGTTGGAACTTGACCCGAAAAATTTTTACGGACTTTTCGGACTTGCAGATTGTTACCGCGGTTTAAATAAACAAAACAAATCGATTATCTATTGGCAAAAAATTCTTGAAATGGATCCGAATAATAAGGTAATTTTAACCAGAATCGGAGATGCTTACCGCAATATGGGCGACTTTGAAACTGCAAAAAGCTGTTATCAAAAGGCTTTGGATATAGATTTTGATTCTTATGCTATGCTGGGTCTTGCAATTTTATGTAAATTACAAAAAAAATATGATGAAGCAATTACAACTCTTTCAAACTTAAAAGATGCGAAGGATTTAAGCAGCAGAGTCTATTTGGAAATTGCGCAATGTTATATCGAAAAAAACGATAAACAAAAAGCTGTTGAAGCCTTAAAGGAATTTCAAAAAGCGGGAGTAAAAAATCAAACCATAAACGACTTGCTTTTGGAACTTACAAAAGAATGA